One window of the Sphaerochaeta associata genome contains the following:
- the eda gene encoding bifunctional 4-hydroxy-2-oxoglutarate aldolase/2-dehydro-3-deoxy-phosphogluconate aldolase — MHEALFENIHKIGLVPVVKIDDAAKAVGLAKAMVKGGLPCAEVTFRTAAAEQAIKNITAAVPEMLVGAGTVTNLDFAKKAVAAGAKFIVSPGFNPTVVDWCLENNVPIVPGVCTPSDIEAGLSRGLSTLKFFPAEVSGGVEMLKNLAGPFPNLMFMPTGGISPANLASYAKQSNVLAVGGSWMVKPELIEAENWDAISDLCSEAVVALQGLEFAHLGINNENAAEAEKTIAALGAFGMVKKVGNSSTFLNTTIEVLPKMYYGRLGHLGFKCFDIERTLAYLGRHGFTVNEETITRDAKGKIKVCYIQQELSGFAVHLVKA; from the coding sequence ATGCACGAAGCACTGTTTGAAAACATTCACAAAATCGGTCTGGTACCTGTAGTTAAAATCGATGATGCTGCAAAAGCTGTAGGGCTTGCAAAGGCCATGGTCAAGGGCGGCCTTCCCTGTGCTGAAGTCACTTTCCGCACCGCAGCCGCAGAGCAAGCGATCAAAAACATCACGGCGGCTGTTCCTGAGATGCTGGTTGGAGCCGGAACGGTTACCAATCTCGACTTTGCCAAGAAAGCTGTTGCAGCCGGTGCCAAGTTCATTGTCTCTCCCGGTTTCAACCCGACCGTCGTCGATTGGTGTCTTGAGAACAACGTGCCCATCGTACCCGGTGTATGTACCCCCAGTGACATCGAGGCAGGCCTCTCACGAGGACTTTCCACCCTCAAGTTTTTCCCTGCAGAAGTAAGCGGCGGCGTCGAGATGCTCAAGAACCTTGCAGGCCCCTTCCCCAACCTGATGTTCATGCCTACAGGTGGTATCAGCCCGGCAAACCTTGCCTCCTATGCAAAGCAGTCCAACGTACTGGCGGTCGGCGGCTCCTGGATGGTAAAGCCCGAGCTCATCGAAGCAGAGAACTGGGATGCAATTTCAGACCTGTGCAGTGAAGCTGTAGTTGCCCTCCAGGGCCTTGAGTTCGCACATCTGGGCATCAACAATGAAAATGCTGCAGAGGCTGAGAAAACCATTGCCGCCCTTGGGGCTTTCGGCATGGTAAAGAAGGTCGGCAACAGCTCCACATTCCTGAATACCACCATCGAAGTCCTTCCCAAGATGTACTACGGCAGACTCGGCCACCTCGGTTTCAAGTGCTTTGATATCGAGCGCACCCTCGCCTACCTCGGCCGCCATGGGTTCACAGTCAATGAAGAGACCATCACCCGTGACGCAAAGGGTAAGATCAAGGTCTGCTACATCCAGCAGGAGCTCAGCGGCTTTGCCGTACACCTGGTCAAGGCCTGA
- a CDS encoding cupin domain-containing protein codes for MNTVVFAASAGIESVGEGVRRKILAYNETMMQVEVMFEKGGVGAVHTHPHTQVTYVLEGSFEFSIDGKPVVVKKGDTLLFTPHTPHGTLCLEKGAVLDVFTPCREDFLKT; via the coding sequence ATGAACACGGTTGTTTTTGCTGCTAGTGCAGGTATTGAGTCGGTGGGAGAAGGAGTCAGAAGGAAAATCCTGGCTTACAACGAGACCATGATGCAGGTTGAAGTTATGTTTGAAAAGGGTGGTGTTGGAGCAGTGCATACTCATCCCCATACACAGGTGACCTATGTTCTGGAAGGCTCCTTCGAATTTTCCATCGATGGAAAACCCGTTGTTGTAAAGAAGGGGGACACCCTGCTCTTCACTCCTCATACACCGCATGGGACGCTCTGTCTCGAAAAGGGAGCGGTCTTGGATGTATTCACCCCCTGTCGTGAGGACTTTCTCAAGACATGA
- a CDS encoding Gfo/Idh/MocA family protein, whose protein sequence is MQQIRWGMIGCGSVTEVKSGPGFQKADGSTLVAVTSRTPQKARDYAMRHGIPKWYDNAQDLIDDEEVDAVYIATHPDSHSDYVMMVAASGKPVYCEKPLGISSRQSKGMVDFCNQRGVPFFSAYYRRALPKYLMIKRMIDSKQYGDVRAVHVFMQQTIKEEDKQNGGTWRVRPEVSGGGKFHDVGSHALDLIDWMLGPISEACGEAMNQSKVYKADDVVYGHFKTEQGIPGTGLWCFNTFKDEDVTHIYLEKARISYSVLDIAQPITIATLEGVQTIAVPDPPQHVAQPLIQTIVDQLLGRGTCPSTGESGMRTDFVLDRLIGRV, encoded by the coding sequence ATGCAACAGATTCGTTGGGGTATGATTGGATGCGGTTCGGTAACGGAAGTCAAGAGCGGACCGGGATTCCAAAAGGCTGATGGGTCGACCTTGGTTGCTGTAACAAGTCGCACACCCCAAAAAGCCCGTGACTATGCCATGCGCCATGGAATCCCGAAGTGGTACGACAATGCCCAGGACCTCATCGACGACGAGGAAGTGGATGCCGTCTATATTGCCACCCATCCCGACTCGCACAGTGACTATGTGATGATGGTTGCCGCAAGCGGCAAGCCGGTATACTGTGAGAAACCCTTGGGAATCTCCTCTCGGCAGAGCAAGGGAATGGTGGATTTCTGCAACCAGAGAGGAGTTCCGTTCTTCAGTGCCTATTATCGTCGGGCGCTTCCCAAGTATCTGATGATCAAGCGCATGATAGACAGCAAGCAGTATGGTGATGTACGAGCGGTGCATGTATTCATGCAGCAGACCATCAAAGAAGAGGACAAACAGAATGGTGGAACCTGGCGGGTACGACCCGAGGTCTCCGGTGGAGGCAAGTTTCACGACGTCGGCTCACATGCCCTGGACCTCATCGATTGGATGCTCGGGCCCATCAGTGAAGCCTGCGGGGAGGCCATGAACCAAAGCAAGGTCTATAAAGCCGATGATGTGGTGTACGGACATTTCAAGACCGAGCAGGGCATCCCAGGTACCGGACTTTGGTGTTTCAATACCTTCAAGGATGAGGATGTCACCCACATCTACCTTGAAAAAGCAAGAATTTCCTACTCCGTACTTGATATTGCCCAACCCATTACCATTGCAACACTCGAGGGAGTACAGACCATTGCAGTCCCCGACCCGCCCCAGCATGTAGCACAACCTTTGATCCAGACAATCGTCGACCAGCTGCTGGGCAGGGGGACCTGTCCCAGTACCGGAGAGTCCGGGATGAGAACAGATTTCGTTCTTGACCGCTTGATCGGCAGAGTATAA
- a CDS encoding sugar kinase, translated as MGKKYVTFGEIMLRLKSPGHERFFQSPLMEATFGGGEANVAVSLSLLGKDAKFVTALPANAIGEAAVREVRKYGVDTSSIKMTKGGRVGIYFLETGANQRASSVVYDRAESSIALSKPSDFDFVSIMADAEWLHVTGITPAISQVAADSCLAAMQHAKKAGATVSIDLNYRKKLWNYGKKAPEVMRELVKFADVIVANEEDIQKCLAIEAKVDVTTGELDIEEYKALTAEVKAQFPNISVVAVTLRESKSADHNGWSAALSGKSGFYLSRHYEITDIIDRVGGGDSFSAGLIYALSEYGDDEQYAINFAVAASALKHSIDGDFNLSTKAEVEALLKGDGSGRVQR; from the coding sequence ATGGGTAAGAAGTATGTAACGTTTGGTGAGATTATGCTGCGGCTCAAGAGCCCCGGCCATGAACGCTTTTTTCAATCTCCTCTCATGGAAGCAACCTTTGGAGGTGGTGAAGCAAACGTTGCCGTTTCTCTCTCCCTTCTGGGCAAGGATGCCAAGTTCGTCACCGCTCTTCCTGCCAACGCAATCGGCGAGGCTGCCGTTCGTGAAGTAAGAAAATACGGTGTCGACACCTCTTCGATCAAGATGACCAAAGGCGGACGTGTTGGAATTTACTTCCTGGAGACCGGTGCAAACCAGAGAGCGAGCAGCGTAGTCTATGACCGCGCAGAGTCCTCCATCGCCTTGAGCAAACCTTCCGATTTTGATTTTGTTTCCATTATGGCAGACGCAGAATGGCTGCATGTAACCGGCATCACCCCGGCTATCAGCCAGGTAGCAGCCGACAGCTGCCTTGCCGCCATGCAGCACGCAAAGAAGGCCGGCGCCACCGTCTCCATCGACCTGAACTATCGCAAGAAGCTGTGGAACTACGGCAAGAAAGCTCCCGAGGTAATGCGCGAACTGGTCAAGTTTGCCGATGTAATCGTGGCAAACGAGGAAGACATCCAGAAGTGCCTGGCCATCGAAGCCAAGGTTGATGTGACTACCGGCGAACTGGATATCGAGGAGTACAAGGCCCTGACTGCAGAAGTCAAGGCTCAATTCCCCAACATCAGTGTGGTTGCCGTCACCCTGAGGGAAAGCAAGAGTGCAGACCACAACGGCTGGAGTGCAGCCCTCAGTGGAAAGAGCGGTTTCTACCTCTCCAGGCACTATGAGATCACCGATATCATCGATCGTGTCGGTGGCGGAGACTCCTTCTCTGCAGGTCTCATCTATGCCCTCAGCGAGTACGGGGACGATGAGCAGTATGCCATCAACTTTGCCGTTGCAGCTTCTGCTCTGAAGCACTCCATCGACGGAGACTTCAACCTTTCCACCAAGGCGGAGGTTGAAGCCCTGCTCAAGGGTGATGGAAGCGGACGCGTACAGCGCTAA
- a CDS encoding DUF6930 domain-containing protein yields the protein MEKRMDTHTLYSLAKVYTESAVSSVFSENDLICIIAEDKTPYYVSLVDSAFAAYRGEKGLTGYLALSLSDEQTDSFEYMEMEQEQECLLCLFNNSRVDIEEADYQAIVDSGVSFDDGMYPQFRSKLQYQYPWYIEEHEGKDLIQIFRAVLFAKEYFASYKKTSRTNSFSYWLDCLNLKESGGKEYIPCIEEQDGFFVVTARILQDEAYGFSYPQAFFTNEEKQRYYKRMKSRPGKILYTATGMLPEPMLGEKGGRPLFPIYQLVYDPQAHQILDIFMVENYEQEHGAFISHLLEIFEKEGKPQAIHCFGKRTLPLLEKIAPQMGIMVVDGGKNEEIESILMDMMHDLFTEEGHEHHHHEEGCSCNHDHGHHHHHGDGCSCDHHSEE from the coding sequence ATGGAGAAAAGAATGGATACCCATACCTTATACAGCCTCGCCAAGGTCTATACCGAGTCAGCAGTCTCTTCCGTTTTCTCGGAGAACGACCTTATTTGCATTATTGCTGAAGACAAGACACCCTACTATGTTTCGCTTGTAGACTCGGCTTTTGCCGCTTACCGTGGAGAAAAGGGCCTTACCGGATACCTTGCCCTTTCGCTCTCCGATGAACAGACCGATTCGTTTGAATACATGGAGATGGAGCAGGAGCAGGAGTGCCTGCTCTGCCTTTTCAACAACAGCAGGGTGGATATCGAGGAAGCCGATTACCAAGCCATTGTCGACAGCGGCGTATCCTTTGATGATGGTATGTACCCCCAATTCAGAAGCAAGCTCCAATACCAGTATCCTTGGTATATTGAAGAACATGAAGGAAAAGACCTCATACAGATCTTCCGAGCGGTTCTTTTTGCCAAAGAGTACTTTGCTTCCTATAAGAAAACGAGCAGGACAAACTCCTTCTCGTATTGGCTGGATTGCCTGAATCTGAAGGAGAGCGGCGGCAAGGAGTACATTCCCTGTATTGAAGAGCAGGATGGATTCTTTGTCGTCACTGCAAGAATTCTCCAGGATGAAGCGTATGGGTTCTCCTATCCTCAGGCTTTCTTCACCAACGAAGAAAAACAACGTTACTACAAACGGATGAAATCAAGACCGGGGAAAATTCTCTATACCGCCACCGGCATGCTTCCCGAGCCGATGTTGGGGGAGAAGGGAGGGCGTCCGCTCTTTCCCATTTACCAATTGGTCTACGATCCTCAGGCGCATCAGATTCTCGACATCTTCATGGTTGAAAATTACGAACAAGAACATGGTGCATTTATCAGCCACCTGCTGGAAATCTTTGAGAAAGAGGGGAAGCCGCAGGCCATCCACTGCTTTGGCAAACGTACGCTGCCGCTTCTTGAGAAGATTGCTCCCCAAATGGGCATCATGGTTGTTGACGGTGGAAAGAATGAGGAGATCGAGTCGATTCTCATGGATATGATGCATGACTTGTTCACCGAAGAAGGGCATGAGCATCATCACCATGAAGAGGGTTGTTCCTGCAATCATGACCATGGACATCACCATCACCATGGGGATGGCTGCTCATGTGATCATCATAGTGAAGAATAA
- a CDS encoding DUF2202 domain-containing protein, with protein sequence MYKHTSIIVLALILGTSFSLAAQPIEEVQVNSPPAVEALLAESGSTEDGLLYMREEEKLARDVYLALYERWGARTFLNIAKAEQQHMDAVGALLAVRNIEDPVAGSAAGEFKNADLAALYTSLVEQGMKSIQEAYLVGAIIEDLDIYDLKEYLSKTTDEAEIWVYTNLLKGSENHMRAFIRQLDRYKVTYKARYISEAELASILSGR encoded by the coding sequence ATGTACAAGCATACAAGCATCATAGTTTTGGCACTGATTTTAGGTACCTCGTTTTCTCTAGCTGCACAGCCGATTGAAGAGGTGCAAGTTAATTCGCCTCCAGCGGTCGAAGCTCTCTTGGCCGAATCCGGCTCAACAGAAGACGGACTTTTGTATATGCGTGAGGAAGAGAAACTTGCCCGCGATGTGTATCTCGCCTTATATGAAAGATGGGGTGCCAGGACATTCCTGAATATTGCAAAGGCTGAACAACAGCACATGGATGCAGTGGGAGCACTGCTTGCAGTACGAAACATCGAGGATCCTGTTGCAGGTTCTGCAGCCGGTGAGTTCAAGAACGCCGACCTGGCTGCTCTCTACACCTCCTTGGTGGAACAGGGCATGAAGTCAATCCAAGAAGCCTATTTGGTAGGAGCCATCATCGAGGATTTGGATATCTACGATTTGAAGGAGTATCTTTCAAAGACTACTGATGAAGCTGAAATATGGGTATATACCAATCTCCTGAAGGGATCGGAGAACCACATGCGTGCCTTTATCAGACAGCTTGACCGGTACAAAGTCACCTACAAAGCACGCTATATCAGTGAAGCGGAACTTGCATCCATCCTGTCAGGAAGGTGA
- a CDS encoding inositol monophosphatase family protein translates to MKQKFDELERTIRECGLYAKAQQAKIRRSLKVDGSILTESDLYITRRVLDKLIKLFPGVNIVTEEIVQGQFNPQAPYTFVLDPIDGTDSYSQGFPAWCIGLGILDSRRNPVGSIVYAPRFGCGCEELFLRTDPDEDRIWLNGEVLSVHSIAIGEKDNPREVTTGSKIIHELPFAQAKCHFRSYGCSIIHIVSAVVFKGIEACLDPTCYVWDIAPAHAIAKKAGMDFQYWNGSKFFYDDDVLINRTMFKLPLVIGTSVCRGELIRRLNAH, encoded by the coding sequence ATGAAACAGAAATTTGATGAGCTGGAGAGGACGATTCGTGAATGCGGCCTATATGCAAAAGCGCAACAAGCTAAAATCCGGCGGTCCTTGAAAGTTGATGGGAGCATTCTTACAGAGTCAGATTTGTATATCACTCGTCGGGTTCTCGATAAGCTCATCAAGCTGTTTCCTGGAGTAAATATCGTAACCGAGGAGATTGTTCAGGGGCAATTCAACCCTCAGGCGCCATACACATTCGTTCTTGATCCTATTGATGGAACAGATTCATATAGTCAGGGTTTCCCGGCTTGGTGCATAGGGCTTGGAATCTTGGATAGCCGGAGAAACCCTGTTGGTTCCATCGTTTATGCTCCGAGATTCGGATGTGGCTGCGAAGAACTATTTCTACGTACCGACCCGGATGAGGATAGAATTTGGTTGAATGGTGAAGTTCTATCTGTCCATTCGATAGCGATTGGAGAGAAAGATAATCCCAGGGAAGTGACAACCGGATCGAAGATAATTCATGAATTACCTTTTGCTCAAGCAAAATGTCATTTTCGTTCTTATGGGTGTTCTATCATCCATATTGTCAGCGCAGTGGTGTTCAAAGGGATTGAGGCTTGCTTAGATCCAACTTGTTATGTGTGGGATATCGCTCCTGCACATGCCATCGCAAAGAAAGCAGGAATGGATTTCCAGTATTGGAATGGGTCAAAGTTTTTTTATGACGATGACGTATTGATTAATCGTACTATGTTCAAGCTCCCCTTGGTAATCGGTACCTCTGTATGTCGAGGGGAATTGATTCGACGACTGAATGCTCACTGA
- a CDS encoding GNAT family N-acetyltransferase, giving the protein MRIVQNHILANEQIKAIEQLQDVALLPESLENRVFLSSEMNVYKDLDCFFLGYEDNQLISFLGAFFPSRKEVEFNGFTHPDHRRKGHFNRLVEHALSLYKAYPFNQALFQRELNSKSGLSYLQKRYPELDRSEYLMTLEKQHWNNKQQIGTLELVAEHNKEETITVMSDAFEEARDESTHVLSYLLSSTDRKVFLYRYEDKAIGVLNAAMEDGVWVVHGVGIIHACRNQGMGRQMLSLAFDQLFKDADTIQLEVDSQNPPALALYQKLGFSTTSQVDYHRLILR; this is encoded by the coding sequence ATGCGAATAGTACAAAACCATATACTTGCCAACGAGCAAATCAAAGCGATTGAACAGCTCCAGGATGTCGCCCTCCTTCCCGAAAGCTTGGAGAATCGTGTATTCCTCTCCTCGGAAATGAATGTATACAAGGACTTGGATTGTTTCTTCCTTGGGTATGAGGACAACCAGCTTATAAGCTTCCTTGGTGCATTTTTTCCCAGCCGCAAGGAGGTGGAGTTCAACGGCTTCACCCATCCCGATCATCGCAGGAAAGGACATTTCAACCGTCTGGTGGAGCATGCCCTCTCCTTATATAAAGCATACCCATTCAACCAGGCACTCTTTCAACGGGAGCTTAACAGCAAAAGCGGCCTCTCCTATCTACAGAAGCGGTATCCGGAGCTTGACCGCAGCGAGTACCTGATGACACTTGAAAAACAACACTGGAACAACAAGCAACAAATCGGGACTCTTGAGTTGGTTGCTGAACATAACAAAGAGGAAACCATCACCGTCATGAGTGACGCCTTCGAGGAAGCGAGGGATGAAAGTACGCACGTCTTGTCCTATTTACTCTCAAGCACAGACCGAAAAGTATTTCTGTATCGCTATGAGGACAAAGCGATTGGGGTTCTTAATGCAGCCATGGAAGATGGAGTGTGGGTTGTTCACGGAGTAGGAATCATCCATGCCTGTAGGAACCAAGGCATGGGAAGACAGATGCTCAGCCTTGCCTTCGATCAGCTCTTCAAGGATGCAGATACAATCCAGCTTGAAGTGGATTCCCAGAACCCCCCTGCCCTTGCCCTTTACCAAAAATTAGGGTTCTCCACTACCAGTCAGGTCGATTACCATAGACTGATTTTGCGATAG
- a CDS encoding lysophospholipid acyltransferase family protein, translated as MTGFEKLQQAKRFDMKKKPIRQRQFLRPVTWLLSYPTVWSHRLKINRINMEGIKPPFLLLCTHHAFIDFKVTTAALFPYRANYVVAIDGFLKREWLLRNAGGICKRKFTNDLQLIRQIREVLAVNKDVLALYPEARYTLVGTTAVLPDSLGKMAKLLGVPVVMLNMHGHYLSSPVWNLKDRGSRIEADYSLLFTKEDLAKSSVSHINAVIRKAFEYDEYRWQKDNKIRISYPKRAEGLHKPLYQCPHCLSEYTTYSEGIHIGCSTCHKKWEMTEYGELRAIQRADDEQLLVTEFPHIPDWYEFERKQVRVQIEAGTYCLKTKVHVEALPNAKGYIPLGDALLIHDMQGFKLEGLFGKEGFLLAKTPLSMYSCHIEYEYFGKGDCIDLSTLEDTYYIYPKEQKFSVTKIALATEELFAYYSKEQEITPHILLEAVAQSPS; from the coding sequence ATGACAGGATTTGAGAAACTGCAGCAAGCAAAGCGATTCGATATGAAGAAAAAGCCCATCCGCCAGCGTCAGTTTTTAAGACCTGTGACCTGGCTGCTGAGCTATCCGACCGTATGGTCCCATCGTCTGAAAATCAACCGCATCAATATGGAAGGCATAAAGCCTCCATTTCTTCTCTTGTGCACCCACCATGCATTCATCGATTTCAAGGTGACTACCGCCGCCCTTTTCCCCTACCGGGCAAACTATGTGGTTGCCATCGACGGTTTTCTCAAGCGCGAGTGGCTTTTACGAAATGCAGGAGGCATCTGCAAGAGAAAATTTACTAATGACCTTCAATTGATCAGGCAGATCCGAGAGGTACTGGCAGTAAACAAGGATGTTTTGGCCCTCTATCCCGAAGCACGATACACCCTGGTGGGAACCACCGCCGTGTTACCTGATTCACTGGGAAAAATGGCGAAGCTCCTCGGGGTGCCGGTAGTCATGCTCAATATGCACGGCCATTATCTGAGCAGTCCCGTATGGAATCTGAAGGACCGGGGCAGCCGCATTGAAGCCGATTACAGCCTGCTGTTCACCAAGGAGGATCTGGCGAAGAGCTCGGTTTCCCACATCAATGCAGTGATCAGAAAGGCGTTCGAGTACGATGAATATCGGTGGCAAAAAGATAATAAGATCCGTATAAGCTATCCAAAGCGGGCTGAGGGCCTGCATAAGCCGCTGTATCAATGTCCTCATTGCCTCAGCGAGTACACAACCTATAGCGAGGGAATCCATATCGGATGCTCGACTTGTCATAAAAAGTGGGAAATGACCGAATACGGAGAGTTGCGGGCAATCCAAAGGGCGGATGACGAACAGCTGTTGGTTACTGAGTTTCCCCATATTCCCGACTGGTATGAGTTCGAGCGCAAGCAGGTGCGCGTCCAAATTGAAGCTGGAACGTATTGCCTGAAGACAAAAGTACACGTGGAAGCCCTCCCGAATGCAAAGGGGTACATTCCCCTTGGTGATGCCTTGCTCATTCACGACATGCAAGGCTTCAAGTTGGAAGGCCTGTTCGGAAAAGAGGGTTTTCTCCTTGCAAAAACCCCCCTGTCGATGTACTCATGCCACATCGAGTATGAGTATTTCGGCAAGGGAGACTGCATCGACCTCTCCACCTTGGAAGACACTTACTACATCTATCCGAAAGAACAAAAGTTCTCGGTCACCAAAATCGCTTTGGCAACCGAGGAGCTGTTTGCCTACTATAGCAAGGAGCAGGAAATTACTCCTCATATCTTGCTTGAGGCGGTTGCCCAATCACCTTCCTGA
- a CDS encoding cupin domain-containing protein, whose product MFVSHRDLIEKKQISEYVTKQVLVSPKEGWKDHVMRMFTLEKGGKAPHHSHPWQHIIYAVEGTGNLYMEGKDYPLTAGSVAYVPDDADHQISNAGDEKFVFICIVPERGDQ is encoded by the coding sequence ATGTTTGTATCACATCGCGATCTAATCGAGAAAAAACAGATTTCAGAATATGTTACCAAGCAGGTCCTGGTCAGTCCCAAGGAGGGCTGGAAGGACCACGTCATGAGAATGTTCACGCTGGAAAAGGGTGGTAAGGCTCCCCACCACTCCCATCCTTGGCAGCACATCATCTACGCAGTCGAGGGGACGGGAAACCTCTATATGGAAGGCAAGGATTATCCGTTGACAGCGGGCTCGGTCGCCTATGTTCCTGATGACGCCGACCACCAGATCTCAAATGCCGGGGATGAGAAGTTTGTGTTCATCTGCATCGTTCCCGAGCGGGGGGACCAGTAA
- a CDS encoding 1-phosphofructokinase family hexose kinase has protein sequence MSRGIDSTTECSLIFMHRLNAKFLNKDNVVMNQSSILTICLSPTFQKMLYFNSFHENEVNRCFEYNLRASGKGINVTRGLSYFGHDTLCLTQLGGCRIEEYLDLCHQENINIKYVDSKAQIRTCTTIINRGGHTSTELIEENSVVSPCVGEEVLALFRKEILGRDAVVISGTKAPGFEDSIFPQMVRQAKELGKLVVLDIKGEDLKNCLQFHPDIIKPNLSEFISTFVPESTVFENEDTEQFFDKIEAITGKIYRDFQVRTVLTRGKFDTWVYDGLHLVVIPNKDTPVLNTIGCGDALTAAMTHSLLNGKNLVEAVKCGMEYALQWASGNM, from the coding sequence ATGTCGAGGGGAATTGATTCGACGACTGAATGCTCACTGATATTCATGCATCGTCTGAATGCAAAATTTTTAAATAAGGATAATGTTGTTATGAACCAGTCTTCAATATTGACCATCTGTTTGAGTCCTACGTTCCAGAAAATGCTCTACTTTAATTCGTTCCATGAGAATGAGGTAAATCGCTGCTTCGAGTACAATCTAAGGGCATCTGGGAAAGGTATCAACGTTACACGTGGCCTATCATATTTCGGTCATGATACGCTGTGTCTAACTCAGTTGGGTGGGTGTCGAATTGAGGAATATCTAGACCTATGTCATCAGGAAAATATCAACATCAAGTACGTTGACAGCAAGGCTCAAATTAGGACCTGCACTACTATCATCAATAGGGGCGGGCACACAAGCACCGAACTTATAGAAGAGAATTCAGTGGTCAGTCCATGTGTGGGTGAGGAGGTCCTTGCATTGTTTCGTAAGGAAATTCTTGGTCGTGATGCTGTAGTAATCTCTGGAACAAAGGCTCCTGGGTTTGAAGATTCAATCTTCCCACAGATGGTTCGTCAGGCAAAGGAGTTAGGCAAACTTGTAGTTTTGGATATTAAAGGTGAGGATTTGAAAAATTGTCTTCAGTTTCATCCTGATATCATCAAACCAAACCTATCTGAATTCATTTCGACCTTCGTTCCCGAAAGTACAGTGTTTGAGAATGAAGATACTGAACAGTTTTTTGATAAGATTGAAGCAATAACTGGAAAAATATACCGCGATTTCCAAGTACGTACTGTGTTGACACGAGGCAAGTTTGATACCTGGGTGTATGATGGCTTGCATTTAGTGGTAATTCCAAATAAAGACACCCCTGTACTCAATACGATTGGCTGTGGTGATGCCTTGACTGCAGCAATGACACACTCCTTGCTTAATGGGAAAAATCTCGTTGAAGCAGTTAAGTGTGGTATGGAATATGCCTTGCAATGGGCCAGCGGCAATATGTGA
- a CDS encoding AEC family transporter produces the protein MIFSTAFSVLFPLFAKIALGYGIRNLKLLSEKTLKEMNNVVFRVFLPTLLFSNIYKTDFSTITSFNLLWYAVLSLLVMVSFYMLLIPRMEPENARRGVLVQGICRSNFIFFGMPMAATLYGGTSAGIASLMVGVVVPVINVLSVVVLEYFRGNKPDGKKILKGIVLNPIVIGGVLGLLCAIVGIRLPKGLEGVVFEIAEIATPLALVILGASVTFSSVKLNRKPLAVGVLNRLVIVPAVGITIAILFGFRGLELILLMAMYASPAAVSSYTMAQQMDGDAELAGQIVVFTTALSLLSLFLWISLLMALGFF, from the coding sequence ATGATATTTTCCACCGCCTTCTCGGTCCTTTTTCCCTTGTTTGCAAAAATCGCCCTTGGGTATGGGATTCGAAACCTTAAGCTTCTCTCCGAAAAAACCCTTAAGGAGATGAACAACGTGGTGTTCCGTGTCTTTCTTCCCACGCTGCTCTTTTCAAATATCTACAAGACTGACTTTTCCACCATCACTTCCTTCAATTTATTGTGGTATGCGGTTCTCTCTTTGCTTGTGATGGTAAGCTTCTACATGCTCCTGATTCCCCGCATGGAACCGGAGAATGCGAGACGGGGAGTGCTGGTGCAGGGTATTTGCAGAAGCAACTTCATTTTCTTCGGCATGCCGATGGCCGCCACCCTGTATGGAGGTACCAGCGCAGGCATCGCTTCCTTGATGGTGGGTGTGGTGGTTCCAGTGATCAATGTGCTCAGTGTTGTAGTTCTGGAATACTTCAGGGGCAACAAACCCGATGGAAAGAAAATCCTCAAAGGAATCGTCCTCAACCCCATTGTCATCGGGGGAGTGCTGGGGCTTCTGTGTGCCATCGTAGGGATACGACTGCCCAAAGGCCTTGAAGGAGTCGTGTTTGAGATAGCAGAGATTGCAACCCCGCTTGCCTTGGTCATTCTAGGAGCCTCGGTTACGTTTTCTTCGGTCAAGCTGAACCGAAAACCCTTGGCCGTCGGGGTGTTGAATCGATTGGTGATAGTCCCTGCTGTTGGCATCACGATAGCTATTCTTTTCGGGTTCAGAGGTCTTGAGTTGATCCTTCTGATGGCCATGTATGCATCTCCGGCAGCGGTATCTTCCTACACTATGGCCCAGCAGATGGATGGGGATGCAGAGCTGGCGGGGCAAATCGTCGTGTTCACCACCGCCTTGTCGCTTCTCAGTCTGTTTCTCTGGATATCCCTTCTGATGGCCTTGGGGTTCTTCTAG